GAGAGGTGATTTTTCAGGATAGTAGTGGTCATGAACTTAGTTTAGGTATTGCCGATAATTTTAATAGTATGGCAAGTAAACTAGTGAATTTCATGGAGATTGCCGATACTTCCAGAAGTATCGATAACGATGAAATCAACAAATTCTTTTACACGGTTGTGCCTGGAAAAATTACCTACATGAATATTCCTAGAAAGGAAGATATAAAAGCATATAAAAAAATTCTTAGGGGAGATTTGAAAAATACATCAGCATATGAGCAAGATATATTTACCTATTTCATTGATCCAATAGGATTGAAATTGCAGAATAATCATCCTGAACTTTATGAAAAGATTGAAATAAAACCGCTGTTTTATGCTACTTTAGATACCGATCCCGACCTTCTGACAACAGAAACGTCCTTGCCAGGTGCACTTGCAGCGTATAAGTTATACTTCAGCTCTAACAGAAGCTATCTAGTTAAAGAAGTTAATAAGCGGTTTTTGCCATTAGCTTTAGTTATTTCATTGGGTTATATAGTATTGTTTATTATAGGCTATTTGATTTATCGCAACATAAGCTTCAACAACCGAATGTTTAAACTGCAATATGATTTCGTTAACAATTTGACACATGAATTTAAAACACCGGTTAGTGTGATAAAAATTGCAGGGAATAATATTTATAGTGCAAAAGAGCTTAAAGAAGATGCTAGAAAGCATTATGGGAAAATTTTGGATGAAGAATCGGACAAACTCAATAATTTACTCAATACCTTGCTGTCGTTTACACAAATTGAAAACAAAGCCATTAAATTGAAGTATGAGCAAGTCGATTTAAAGGAATTTTGCGAGCGTATCATTGATAGCTACAAGTTAAAATATGCTGATTTTGATCTGCAATGTGCTGTTGAGGAGGTATTATCTTTTAAAACTGATAGAGTCTTATTGGGAAGTGTTTTTCAGAATTTGATCGATAACGCGTATAAATATTCTGAAGTAGGAAAGAAAAGTTTAAAAATCACAATTTTTAAACAAAAAAAGCAAATAATGTTTAAGTTTGTTGATAAGGGGATAGGAATACCCAGGAGAGAACTTGCGAATATTTTTAAAAAATTTTATCGAGTAAAGAGCCAATATAATCAACAAGGTAGTGTAGGGTTGGGCCTGGCTTTTTGTAAGGAACTGATAAACTTTATGGATGGTGAGATCCAGGTTAAAAGTGCTGAAGGGAAGGGCTCTACATTTACCGTAGTACTTCCTTATACAGAATAATAGTTAAATATAACAGCCCAGAAATTAGTATTATGCAAAAAAACACAAAAATTGCTGTAATTGAAGACGATGAAAATCTTCGGTTTTTGGTGGTTCACCGCTTAGAATCTGAGCATTATCAGGTGATACAGGCTGCTAACGGAAAAGATGCCGAAACATTAATTTTAGATCAAAAACCAGATATCGTTTTATTGGATTGGATGTTACCAGGAAGGCAGGGCTCGGAGGTTTGTGCAAATTTAAGAAAGGCAGGCTTTAATAATTTAATCATTATGATGACTGCTAAGTCACAGGATGTAGATAAAATCGACGCATATAGTTTCGGTGTGTCAGATTATATCACTAAACCTTTTAATATGGACGTATTGATCGCGATGATTGAAAATAAGGTGAAGTTCTTTTTGAGCAATACGAACGATAGTTTGTTTTTTGGAAATACTGAACATCATCCTAATACGCACTCCTTAATACGGGAGGGGAAGAAGATAGAACTTACCATATTAGAAAACAGGATATTGCTGTATTTCCTGCAGAATATCGATCGTGTAATAAGTCGAGATGAATTAATGCAAGTTGTTTGGGGATATAGTTCTAATGTGAATACCCGCACCCTGGATATGCATATTGTGCGATTAAGAAAGAAAATAGAGACGAACCCCGATAAGCCAGAACATTTACAAACGGTAAGAGGTATGGGTTATAAATTTGTGGCAGAGAAACAGGAGTAAAATGTAAAGAGCTGTTAAACGCTTTTGATGATTTGTTTTTTAAGTAAAAACAAATTATCTTCGTAGACAACTCAGCAAGACCATACTCAATTGAAAAGGTATGGTCTTGCTTATTTTTTAGACTATAACCATTATTAATGTATTATTTTTTATGGCAGATATAACTTATTATAGCAAAGAGGGACTGGAAAAGCTTAAGGAGGAACTTCAATTCTTAAAGACGGAAGGGCGGGCGTCTATCGCAAAGGCTATCGCCGAAGCAAGAGATAAAGGAGACCTGTCTGAAAATGCCGAGTATGATGCCGCAAAGGAAGCGCAAGGGCTACATGAAGCAAAGATAGCTAAGTTAGAAGAAGTTTTGGCAAATGCTAGACTAATTGACGAATCAAAGCTCGATACTTCAAAAGTGTTGGCATTGTCTATTGTGAAACTAAAAAACACAAAAAATGGTGCTGTCATGACATATCAATTGGTGTCAGAGACAGAAGCTGACTTGAAATCAGGGAAGATTTCGGTTAAATCGCCTATTGCCCAAGGACTTTTAGGTAAATCTGTAGGTGATAAGGCCGAAATAGAGGTGCCAGCAGGTAAGATTGAATTTGAAATATTAGAAATTTCGCGATAGAATAAAGCGGTTATGTGCGGGTCTTGCCATAACCGCACAATAGCAACAAAAACGAACGAATAATATGTCAACTATTTTTTCAAAGATTGTTTCCGGAGAAATACCAGCTCATAAAGTTGCTGAATCCAATGATTTTTTAGCGTTTTTAGATAACAGCCCTTTAGCTGAGGGGCACGTTTTGGTAATACCGAAAAAGGAA
This Olivibacter sp. SDN3 DNA region includes the following protein-coding sequences:
- the greA gene encoding transcription elongation factor GreA — encoded protein: MADITYYSKEGLEKLKEELQFLKTEGRASIAKAIAEARDKGDLSENAEYDAAKEAQGLHEAKIAKLEEVLANARLIDESKLDTSKVLALSIVKLKNTKNGAVMTYQLVSETEADLKSGKISVKSPIAQGLLGKSVGDKAEIEVPAGKIEFEILEISR
- a CDS encoding sensor histidine kinase KdpD yields the protein MARAYQYRKNYWLIVTFAILASMIFIMAMGFAKKYVRKVVENEFVGRKVDVLEENIASYNDFFFNKIPEVSFYQGYLDSAGAAVYADSVLKKFEFVRRILFFDVNVSQNSAGLAVTPKAVYQFDNKRATGEVIFQDSSGHELSLGIADNFNSMASKLVNFMEIADTSRSIDNDEINKFFYTVVPGKITYMNIPRKEDIKAYKKILRGDLKNTSAYEQDIFTYFIDPIGLKLQNNHPELYEKIEIKPLFYATLDTDPDLLTTETSLPGALAAYKLYFSSNRSYLVKEVNKRFLPLALVISLGYIVLFIIGYLIYRNISFNNRMFKLQYDFVNNLTHEFKTPVSVIKIAGNNIYSAKELKEDARKHYGKILDEESDKLNNLLNTLLSFTQIENKAIKLKYEQVDLKEFCERIIDSYKLKYADFDLQCAVEEVLSFKTDRVLLGSVFQNLIDNAYKYSEVGKKSLKITIFKQKKQIMFKFVDKGIGIPRRELANIFKKFYRVKSQYNQQGSVGLGLAFCKELINFMDGEIQVKSAEGKGSTFTVVLPYTE
- a CDS encoding response regulator transcription factor — translated: MQKNTKIAVIEDDENLRFLVVHRLESEHYQVIQAANGKDAETLILDQKPDIVLLDWMLPGRQGSEVCANLRKAGFNNLIIMMTAKSQDVDKIDAYSFGVSDYITKPFNMDVLIAMIENKVKFFLSNTNDSLFFGNTEHHPNTHSLIREGKKIELTILENRILLYFLQNIDRVISRDELMQVVWGYSSNVNTRTLDMHIVRLRKKIETNPDKPEHLQTVRGMGYKFVAEKQE